A genomic segment from Nicotiana sylvestris chromosome 1, ASM39365v2, whole genome shotgun sequence encodes:
- the LOC104228785 gene encoding uncharacterized protein: protein MDETFIQCKRTATVVGSMVIPKYCDPKTVYTQKDIQTDMLSEHGVNLSYMQAWRAKEKALQFLRGNPADSYNKLHKYFYILEETYPGSVVKLKKTADECFLYAFVALCTSISCWQHCRPVVVVDGTFLKSAYRGIMLTTSTMDAAESLNAVTKDARELPIFDLLEYMRTLLERWTNEKLLKAKGIFTFLGSKFNKELKNNRTLSQKLRVRASTDHIHTMLDGVKRYIVSLENKKCSCGQFQLEELPCAHALAALRHRNETYENYCSPYYTRESPLRTYEIPVNPLPDESKWNVPQHILDELVNPPMGDKRQPGRPQKERYKTYNETKSKKYKVSCGNCGGKGHNKRSCKNAPKKK, encoded by the exons ATGGACGAAACATTCATACAATGCAAACGTACTGCAACTGTAGTTGGTAGCATGGTCATTCCAAAGTATTGTGATCCTAAGACTGTTTACACACAAAAGGACATACAAACTGACATGTTATCCGAACACGGAGTGAAcctaagctacatgcaagcatggagagcaaaggaaaaggctttacagtttttgagagggaatccggctgactcctacaacaaattacacaaatatttttatattcttgaggAGACTTATCCTGGTTCGGTTGTTAAATTGAAGAAGACAGCAGATGAATGCTTCTTATacgcatttgttgctctttgtacaTCAATAAGTTGTTGGCAACATTGTAGGCCAGTAGTAGTGGTTGATGGGACATTCTTAAAGTCAGCCTATAGGGGGATAATGCTGACAACAAGCACCATGGATGCAGCAG AGTCGTTGAACGCTGTAACAAAAGATGCAAGAGAGCTGCCGATATTTGACCTTTTAGAGTATATGCGGACACTGCTAGAACGTTGGACCAACGAGAAGTTATTGAAGGCGAAGGGTATTTTCACATTTCTTGGGTCCAAATTCAACAAAGAATTAAAGAACAACAGAACATTATCTCAGAAGCTTAGG gtgagggcttcaacagaTCATATACATACTATGTTAGATGGTGTGAAGCGGTATATTGTGTCTCTAGAAAATAAGAAATGTAGTTGTGGCCAATTCCAACTTGAAGAACTTCCATGTGCGCATGCTTTGGCAGCATTAAGGCACAGGAATGAAACATATGAAAACTATTGCTCTCCGTATTACACAAGGGAGAGCCCTCTGCGTACGTATGAAATACCAGTAAATCCTCTTCCTGATGAAAGCAAATGGAATGTGCCACAACATATTTTGGATGAGCTAGTAAATCCACCGATGGGAGATAAAAGGCAACCAGGGAGACCTCAAAAGGAAAGATATAAAACATATAATGAAACAAAGTCAAAGAAGTACAAGGTGTCATGTGGAAATTGTGGAGGTaaagggcataacaaaagatcttgcaagAATGCGCCCAAGAAGAAATGA
- the LOC138876988 gene encoding uncharacterized protein, translated as MLLVEVAKKRLQKLRKEEWNSLIADISAFCIKYDILIPRFDELYVSSLRSRRKPDDCTVLHHYRVDVFCKIIDWQIQELNERFDEVTTHLLHGIACLNPINSFSSFDIRKIMRMAELYPDDFDEFSMGALENQLASYIIDVRDVDERFSDLHGLCDLSKRLVQTKKHSNYPLVFRLVKLALLLPVATASVKRAFSAMKFIKNDLRSRMNDEFFSGCLVPYVEKIVFDSISNDAIIKTFQDMKPRRVQL; from the coding sequence ATGCTACTTGTTGAAGTAGCAAAGAAAAGGTTGCAAAAGTTAAGGAAAGAGGAATGGAATTCTCTTATTGCGGATATATCTGCATTTTGTATCAAATATGATATTTTGATACCTCGGTTTGATGAGCTATACGTTAGTTCTTTAAGATCACGTCGTAAACCTGATGACTGTACAGTCTTACATCATTATCGGGTTGATGTATTTTGCAAAATTATTGATTGGCAAATTCAAGAACTTAATGAACGTTTTGACGAAGTGACAACTCATTTGCTTCATGGAATTGCTTGTTTGAATCCAATTAACTCATTTTCAAGTTTTGACATCAGGAAAATAATGAGAATGGCTGAGTTATATCCTGATGACTTTGATGAATTTAGTATGGGTGCTCTTGAGAATCAACTTGCAAGTTATATTATTGATGTTCGTGATGTTGATGAAAGATTCTCCGATCTACATGGACTTTGTGATCTTTCAAAAAGATTAGTTCAGACAAAGAAGCATTCAAATTATCCTCTTGTATTTCGCTTAGTGAAACTTGCTTTGCTTCTGCCCGTTGCTACCGCATCCGTTAAAAGAGCTTTTTCGGCGATGAAGTTTATCAAGAATGACTTACGAAGTCGAATGAATGATGAGTTCTTTAGCGGTTGTTTGGTGCCTTATGTAGAAAAAATTGTGTTTGATAGTATTTCTAATGATGCTATTATTAAAACATTTCAAGATATGAAACCCCGTCGAGTGCAGTTGTAA
- the LOC104246291 gene encoding uncharacterized protein, with protein sequence MRRFNPKWFDDEYHDWLEYSVSKDASYCLYCYLFKDNNIHQGGGDVFSSIGFKSWHKKKSFDKHGSSSIHNESKKKCQDLRQQRSIQSSFERQSNQLKHEYWIRLTASVNVVRLLITQGLAFRGHDESKSSLSRGNFLQTLSWYAKVCDNIRDYVLEHAPQNDQMTSPIIQKDIVTACKIETTKAIIEELNGDYFALLVDESFDTSRKEQMAIVLRYVDRMGFVMERLIDVVHVQNTCASSLKSAIVNLLDQHSLSLSYVRGQCYDGESNMQGEINGLKMLIKRESRSAHFIHCFAHQLQLTLVAVSKKCLQVGELVVLVSNILNILGSSFKRMDEFRESQKERIQEALDMGELTTGRGLNQEFGLSRACDTRWGSHFKSFNNFILMFGSILDVLELLVLDAHSTDEKEPRQWDISGLVKHLRLHSCYI encoded by the coding sequence ATGCGTCGATTTAATCCTAAATGGTTTGATGATGAATATCATGATTGGTTGGAGTACAGTGTAAGTAAAGATGCATCCTATTGTTTGTATTGTTATCTATTTAAAGATAATAATATTCATCAAGGCGGAGGTGATGTATTTTCAAGTATAGGGTTTAAGAGTTGGCATAAAAAGAAAAGTTTTGATAAACATGGATCGAGTAGCATTCACAATGAGTCAAAAAAGAAATGCCAAGATTTGCGGCAACAACGGTCTATTCAATCTTCATTTGAAAGGCAATCTAATCAACTTAAGCATGAGTATTGGATTCGCTTAACTGCTTCAGTTAATGTAGTAAGGCTTCTTATAACTCAAGGATTAGCATTTCGAGGTCATGATGAATCTAAGTCTTCACTTAGTAGGGGTAATTTTCTTCAAACTCTCTCATGGTATGCAAAAGTATGTGATAACATTCGTGATTATGTACTGGAACATGCTCCTCAAAATGATCAAATGACTTCTCCAATAATTCAGAAAGACATTGTAACTGCATGTAAGATAGAAACAactaaagctataattgaggaaCTAAATGGTGATTACTTTGCCTTGCTAGTTGATGAATCTTTTGATACGTCCCGCAAAGAGCAAATGGCGATTGTCTTACGGTATGTTGATAGAATGGGATTTGTGATGGAGCGACTTATTGATGTAGTTCATGTTCAAAATACTTGTGCTTCATCTTTGAAGAGTGCAATTGTTAATTTACTTGATCAACACTCCTTAAGTCTATCATATGTGCGTGGACAATGTTATGATGGGGAAAGCAATATGCAAGGTGAGATTAATGGTCTTAAAATGTTGATTAAGAGAGAAAGTAGATCGGCTCATTTCATTCATTGTTTTGCTCATCAACTCCAACTTACCCTTGTTGCGGTTTCTAAGAAATGTCTTCAAGTGGGGGAACTTGTAGTATTGGTTTCCAATATTTTGAATATATTAGGATCTTCGTTTAAGCGTATGGATGAATTTCGAGAATCTCAAAAAGAAAGAATTCAAGAGGCATTAGATATGGGTGAGCTTACAACTGGTCGGGGCTTGAATCAAGAATTTGGTCTTTCAAGAGCATGTGATACTCGTTGGGGATCTCACTTTAAATCTTTTAATAATTTTATTCTGATGTTTGGCTCTATTCTCGATGTTCTTGAATTGCTTGTTCTTGATGCACATTCTACAGATGAAAAAGAGCCAAGGCAATGGGATATCTCAGGGCTTGTCAAACATTTGAGGTTGCATTCATGTTACATTTGA